The Spirochaetaceae bacterium genome includes a region encoding these proteins:
- the mreC gene encoding rod shape-determining protein MreC: KKTEFFLFNWLFKRDNLLLIALALISFIMITIDTGSGGQLLQRGRNLVSGVQGGFGLAVNFLQSPVTRVRDFIALEREKQELEARLEQYRGIEREVISLRNENIRQRGLLAALPRLEHNYLAAGVVARDVQNFFGTIVINRGSVSGIERNMTVVAYNHEEAIFALVGRIIEVNTQTSRILPIFDNNNFVAVRLADGRYEGLFNGLGNAFGYAVMRYLPMDLRDQIRVNDLVVTSGSDINTRIGNINSHFPPEIAIGRVSQIEENPYSASLELSLRSIVDFARLETVFVIMSSRHLAEEED; the protein is encoded by the coding sequence AAAAAAACGGAGTTTTTCTTGTTTAACTGGTTATTTAAAAGAGATAATTTACTGCTTATTGCCTTAGCTCTCATTTCATTTATAATGATAACCATCGATACAGGCAGCGGCGGCCAGCTTTTACAGCGCGGCCGCAACCTCGTAAGCGGGGTGCAGGGCGGTTTTGGCTTAGCCGTTAATTTTTTGCAAAGCCCGGTTACCCGTGTGCGCGATTTTATCGCCCTAGAACGCGAAAAACAAGAGCTGGAGGCCCGGCTGGAGCAATATAGGGGGATAGAGCGCGAGGTTATTTCCTTGCGTAACGAAAACATTCGGCAGCGCGGGCTTTTGGCCGCCCTGCCGCGTTTAGAGCATAACTACTTAGCCGCCGGTGTGGTGGCGCGCGATGTACAAAACTTTTTTGGCACTATTGTCATTAATAGAGGCAGCGTAAGTGGGATAGAACGTAATATGACGGTGGTAGCCTATAACCACGAAGAAGCTATTTTTGCTTTAGTGGGCCGCATCATCGAGGTAAATACCCAAACCAGCCGTATCTTACCTATCTTTGATAATAACAATTTTGTCGCCGTTAGGTTGGCCGATGGCCGTTATGAGGGGCTCTTTAATGGGCTGGGTAATGCCTTTGGTTATGCCGTAATGCGTTATTTACCGATGGACCTGCGCGACCAAATACGTGTAAACGATTTAGTGGTAACCAGCGGCAGCGATATTAACACGCGTATCGGTAACATTAACAGCCACTTCCCGCCCGAAATAGCCATTGGCCGCGTAAGCCAAATAGAAGAAAACCCCTACAGCGCCAGCCTCGAGCTATCGCTGCGCAGTATCGTCGATTTTGCCCGGCTGGAAACGGTTTTTGTAATTATGAGCAGCCGGCATTTAGCAGAGGAGGAAGATTAA
- the mreD gene encoding rod shape-determining protein MreD codes for MRRLLTALLITAFFSFLQASLFTRLSWLTFGLTPDLALIFLALFSISFGRTNGMVTGFMSGLIQDFLSFSPLGYYALIKMLLGSLFGALKDKVMIETLPIVLIIISIATFAKYLFALVISTFIAVDYHHLLLSRTFLLELIINNLVAIPAYFFFKFIIKKLAHLWQYEGERR; via the coding sequence ATGCGCCGTTTACTTACCGCCTTGCTTATTACCGCTTTTTTCAGTTTTTTACAGGCTTCCCTTTTTACCCGCTTAAGCTGGCTTACTTTTGGCCTTACCCCCGATTTAGCCCTCATCTTTTTGGCACTTTTTTCTATCAGTTTTGGCCGGACCAACGGTATGGTTACCGGCTTTATGAGCGGCTTAATTCAAGATTTTTTATCTTTTTCACCGCTGGGTTATTACGCTTTAATTAAAATGTTATTAGGCTCGCTCTTTGGGGCTTTAAAAGATAAAGTTATGATAGAAACCTTACCGATAGTTTTAATCATTATCAGCATAGCTACTTTTGCTAAATATTTATTTGCTTTGGTTATCAGCACCTTTATCGCGGTAGATTATCACCATTTATTACTAAGCCGCACTTTTTTACTGGAGCTAATTATTAACAATTTAGTGGCTATCCCAGCTTATTTTTTCTTTAAATTTATCATTAAAAAACTTGCCCATTTATGGCAATACGAAGGAGAACGAAGATGA